In the Drosophila willistoni isolate 14030-0811.24 chromosome 3R, UCI_dwil_1.1, whole genome shotgun sequence genome, GTGAAGATGGCCTTGCCGGTAGAGGTACTGGTACTGGTAAAGTAACTGTTACTGGTGCCATTGGCATTTCCTCAGCTACAATGCCGGGCTCGATTAAGAACTGTTCCATCAGGTGGCTTCCATTCGCAGCATCTGTTATGACAATGTGTTGCCGCCCCAATCCAGCCGTATTGGGTGGTGAGTCGGCTGCAGCCATCGAAGCCAATTGCTGCAGTTGGTCCAATTGTTCCATTAATAGCATCGATGGCAAATAATCAAAGTCGTCGACCTCAATGGTATTGGCGCGATTCGGTTCCATGATAGTTGCTCCTCCAAGTCTTGCTGCATCATGGGGGGATAGGAAGCTGCGCCAGTTGCGTGGGTAGCTAATGTGATTTCGAAAACGGGAGCGGAGGACACACGGGTACGTGGGGCCGGCGGTCGTAACATTTTATGATTGTGGATTGTGTGTGAATTTTTGGGGGGCGGGAGGGTGTTTAGTTTACAAGCGAAAGGGGGGGGGTGGGCATGGTGGGTGGTAGATATAAACAGCGCAGGGTATGGGTATGTAAGTGGAACGAACGTCCGTAGTCAACgagttgttggttgttgtttttgttgttgttgttgttgttttggtgGTGTtcgtggtggtggtggtgttggtggtggtggtgtggcGTTTAGTGAAAGAGCATTCGCAACACAAAATAAACatagagttgttgttgttgttgagagatagagaaattgagacagagagagagagtatgTCGCGCGGCGagtaatttgtttgttttgtttggcaaaaagtaaaatgcaaaaaaaaaaagaatatttttatcGATTTTCGtagactttttttttccaaaaaccgAACAAAAtatgggtgtgggtgtgtgagtgtgtgtgtgagtgtgttttaGGCTTTAAGCGGTAAATCTGATCTATTTCTAATATTGAGAGCCTAATTACACAGTTTTGATTATTTGTTTTCGATCAAATTTTGAGGCAGCTTTGCTGGCTGCCATCTTATtccttcttcttcatcttcttTGCTTGTTTcgaatgtttttttcttttttttttttgataattttttgtCGATTTTCTTTGATGTTTCCAACACTCACCTGAGTCCACGGGAAGTACGAGGTCTTTCGGATTGCGTAGAAAAAGCACTAGATGTCACACTAACCACCGATTCCATATCAGAGTCACCGAATTCGCCCATAAAATCCTTGTCCGGCGACAGAGAGTGCCGCGGACGCATTCGTGTGGTGTCCATGGCATGCAGATCACTGTCCGAAAGTCCAGTATAGTGTCGCTCCCAACCACCCATGCCGGTGCTGCGATATGTGGCCTGATGATGCGGCTGTCGTGTGCGATGCCTGCCAAAACGGCTGCCCCCGGCCAAACGTTCATCGAAATCCTGGCCCAATCGGTCTCTCAGCATGGCACTGCGTGAAGACTGTCCGGGCACCTGACGATCACAATTAAGGCATGACAATCAATTATAGGTACATAATGCTCATGGAATGGACTCACCTGCGGCAGTTGCCGCTTCTTTGGGGAGCCTGTGGGCGTGGCTGTAGCGGATCTTGATTGAAATCGTTGCTGTTGTATAGTTGCCGCCGCTGTGCCGCTGCTTTGTCCACTTGAATGGTGTACTGGAAGCACTGGATAATCTGTATACCGATCGTCAGGTGGCGATAGTGAACCACGTCGTGGACTACTGCTTCTATAGCCGTAACCGGAGCCAACACCTGCACAAGGCGCACCACCTTGTCCTACTCCCCTTTCGCCACTATGGTAATTATCACTAGGAGCTGCCGAATGACTTCTTTGATTCAGGCTCATACCACCAGGACCAATGGCGGGACCAACACCATTTCCACGTCGGTAATAGCCAGTTCCAGATACCTGTTAAATTGATGATGGGTTATGTTAAATGTTAGGAAAGGCAAAATGCGGAGAGTTGAGAGTGTGGGTAAAGATTGTGACTGAGGGATCATCAAATCATCATTGATGAATCTCGATCTTATAGACTAAGATATgcataattatataaatatataaggtatatatgatatatgtatatctatagTTTTAGTGCTTTCGTTATTTCTTGTGTGTTTGGTGAGGATCAATGTGTGTATTGgctgtttgtatgtgtgtatgtgtgggtaTGGTTGGTTGTGTGGGCATAGattttaaaactttagttACTGCAACTTCTACTGACACATtaacatgtacatacatatttagaagtatatatatttttagtaaGTAGTAAAGAAGATGAAAAGCATATTAAAAGTTATTAATGGAATTCGAAAGGAACTCAACGGATAACAAgaattgaaatgttttataTAATTGTATAGATATAGATTATATAGTAACAGCAGAGTGTTAGGTGTAGGCTTGATTATCAGATTATCAAAATTATATGGtgcactttatatatatattggacTCAATGGGCTAGAATCTGTATATGGCTGATTATGGGGAAAAGGATTTCCTTCTGACAAGTCAATTATTACTTAATCTAAACAACTTACAAATTGCTGTCTTGTTttataatacaaaataaatatatacccCGCATATGTcttgtttttttgattttgtcgtctgttttgttttgatttgagTTTCTATTATTAAGAATTTGTGGTAGCTTAGTTTTTGGGAGTGCAAACCTGATTATGATAACTTTGTCCAATGCCAGATACAGTGCGATAATCACGAGCCACCATTCCGGCTACCCGTTTACGGCCTTGTGGTGACATGTCGCGTCTGGATCGACGCTCGTTTAAATCAAGCtaaattatatagtttttttagGATAATGGATAAGATAGTGATGGGGGGGCATGGGGATATTTATACCATTGTGAAAGAaataaatcaatcaagaaaaagagagaaagagaagaaggGATTTAAATGAACGTATGGGCAAATATGAGAGAGCAAAGTTAATAATTAGATAAATGTGCGTGTAAATGTGTGTGaggtatgtatgtgtatgtgtatgttgGTGAAATATTAGTTATATTGGATATATAATTGTTATTTGAAATTATGTTTTCTTTCACTGCGTCTTGGTGTGCGTTGCTTATTCTCTGTGGAAGTGGGAGTGGGTCTGGGGGTGTGTCAGGTGTTTAGGGTGAAAATTATACATAAGCTcactacacacatacatacttaaAACTACTAAAAAGAAGCCAAattattgatatatatgtatatacaatatgTTATTCTATATGCAGCTGGTTGGGATAGTATCAAAAGCGAGTGTGTCCTTTACATTAAGGAAAAACATGCAAtagaaaatacaataaaaaaatttgtcgCCTgtacaataaaattttatagaaatttcattatttttcatattttcctAACATGTGTTCTCAAATATTATTCATACGTTCTTATATCTTAAATAATTGActtaaaattatgttttgtaGTTGTAACATTATATCAGTATTTCTTATTTAGGCTGAAACAAGATTTTCAGTTCGCTATTAATGTTGtggacagagagagaaagaaagagttACAACGCGCTGATTGAAGTTTGGTTTTAGAGCTGGATAGTTAGATAGttgaaaaagagagaaaaatttAACACACGCAACAAACGAAACAACGACACcaattagttaaaaaaaacaaaaaggtaatggaaaacaaaataactcAAATAAAAACACATTTACTTTATACAATTGGAAAGTGTTAGGTAGAATCTCTTGCTGATCACTTGTAATAGGGAGATAAATGGTCATCATGCAAATGAAAGGTTCATGAATTGATGGGTATTTGTATAGTCCAATATAAATGTGTTTGGTGTGTGCAAATAATCACTGAAATAGTGCCGAATACTATGTCAAATTTTGAATGcagaaaatgcttaattacaAAGGAAATTGTAACACAAAAATGGTAAAAGGatataaaataaaagccaTTTGGTTGCCACATATTCACATATTCAATTTGTATACTCTTTCCATTAAAAATTGTGAGATAATTAAGCAAAAATTTGCTGTAATTTCGTGCaggaatttaaaatttaaattttaaatttccttTGACTTTTATGAATCCGATTTTGTTTAATCAAAGAGTATACAGGAATAAACACAAATGAAGAGAAGAATCACAGAAAAATACAAAGAATATgtatctgtttgtgtgtgtgtgtgtgtgtgtgtgtgtgtgtgtggggtcGTGCTGCAAGTGGCAAGTTTCGATTGAGTGtgatgtatgtgtgtatgagGATGGTTTTTTTTAGGGTATGTCCCGTTATGGGTCCTCATCACTAGACTTTTTTGTcggttgttgttcttgttgttgttggttgtgtagtaaatatatatacataaataaaaaaaaggaatttcatataattttttgttgttctcaGTGTGCTAgttggctgttgttgttgtagttgttgtttttgtagatgttgttgatgttgataTGGTGGTTGTTACCTCTATCAAGGGGGGCGGCGGTGGGCTGGCTGAGCTTCCCATTGATGATATGCTGGCCCCGGGTGTCATTCCATCGATGTCACATTCGGACATGGTATCCGAATCACTAAGACGCGACATGGTGCTTGGTGGTGATAAATGATCTGTCGGTGTCAGTATCAGGCCGTCCACATCGCTGCCCTCGTCACGTAACTATATTGTTGTCATAATAATTTTGCCGTCGAGATGTTTGAAGATGTTATGGAACGGAACGAAACGGAACGAAACGTAACACGGGATAACGTAACGCAGagcatgttgttgttgttgtagttgttgttgttattgttgttgttgtgtataGTTATGGTAGGAGGTGGTATTTGGTGGATGGTTTCAACGTTCATGTATTTGGCGGGGTGCAGGACaataaagacaaaaaaaaaataacataaaacaGCAGAAAACAAAgacgatatatatatatatatatataacaaacaCACTccttttacatacatatgtatgtgtgtgtgggtgtgtgtgtttgtatatatatttatgagaATGCTAAAGTTTATAATTTGtctaaaaaattttgttgttcaTGATAACTGCAGGGCTTGGGACATGTTTGGAATAGGCATTACAACTATTAAAcataataaaccaaaaaaacaatagcaaattaaatgaaatattatttttccctctttttttcttggtttttggttttgtttttggtttagtttAGACAGTTTCTGTGTTAAGTTTTTCGCCCAACAAACTGTAATCTGGATATAActatttgatattttatgCCACGCTCTAAATATATatgctatatacatatatatgtcaacaaaaatcgaaatgaaatgaaagaataAGGGGAAATTAAATTTCCAGTTAACCCCCCCCGGCCCAGACATACGAGATATGAGGTATCCTGATGCCCTTGCAGCTGATACCATTCAGCCTCATCGTCCAATATCAGATGACTTAAATCGAGCACAACCTCGCCAAGGAAATCGTTGGCTCCATACCGCACATAGTCCCACAGAGTGACCTAATGAGAGTCGGAACACATGTAGAGATAAATAGAGACAAGAGTGTTTTGCAGGACTACCTCTAGCAGACGACCATTGAGATCACAGCGTCGCAGCCCCGAATACACAAAGGTCTGACCCCAGCGAGGCTCACAAGTGGTGCCCACTGTTTTCGTACGTCTCTTTGACTTATGACTACGGTCGGGCAGCAGGAACACCTGTTGCAAAAAAGGAgaacaaaattaaatgcgAATGTTTAATACTTTCGTTTCATTCACTCACTTTTGCATAGGGATTACGAGCTGCACCGCTCTGACGCAGGGATAATCCAGTGGCGCACACCAAAGTCACAATCAACTGCAGCGTATTCTGATCGTAGCCGATTTTAAGCTGCAATCGTCCTTCAATTGGTATGGGTTGGGTGGTGGTGCCCATGTGGGGGTGGCCATGATGCGCGTgcgatgacgatgatggcGCTGCCTGATGGCAATGATGATGGTGGCCCGCCGTCGTTGTGCCGTGTAGACCGCCAGATGTGGCGGTGgcgttgctgctgttggcggTGCCGCTGCTGCTTCCGCTGCTGCTGTGACTGCTGCTAAGGCTTGGTCCaagtcgctgctgctgctgttgctgagtCTGTGACGTTTGGTGGTTGGAATTTTGGTGCTGTGAGCCGCCACGTTGTCGTAGTCCTTGTCCTGACGATGGAGCCGTCAATGCACTCACATTGAAATCTGGCGAACCCGGCGATGTAATCAAAACGCTGGGCTTATCACGTTGATGTTGCAGTTCGATGACATCAACTGTTGGGGCTGATGATTAAAAGTGAAGGCGAAACGGTGTGTTTAGCCAATTTGAACAGATTTCATCGACTACCTATTGTATATTTTGTCTAAGGCTTATGCCGATaaagttatatttttaaatggtCTTAGTTTTGGTCGTTAATAAGTTTGTTTAACTGTGTGTCATTGTGTCTCTTTTGGACATACACCATATTCAATAATGCCATTACTTTACTATGGATTAGCTAAATAATCAATTGCTTTCCCAAGACAACATCAGCATCCCAcccacaacacacacacacacacacacactgacataGTTTGTATATGGTATATACCTTTGCGTTGTATATAACGTCCGCCGCTGCTGACCACTGCACTTCCTGCCATACTGCTGGCCAGACCGCTGTGCGGAAAATTGGCCGTGGATCGACGCGTGGCGTTGCTGCTAGTGGCCGAACCAGAGGCGGCGGAACAGGCACTACTTGGGCTTACGTTGCTACTACTTCCACCACTATCGGCCCCACCACCACTGATTCCACTTGTCCCCCCTGTTGGTGGCAATAACAACGAACGGCATACAATCAATTCCACTTGTGCATCCAATCGACTTTCGTCAATGATATCGTAGACCTCATCAGTGCTTTTGTTATGTAAATTACGCCCATTCCATTCGATGATCTCGTCGCCTGATGGAGTGATTTGAGATTAtgatgagaaaaaaaagagataaatAGAATGAATAGATAGAAAAGGCGAAATGAgtaatgagagagagagagagagagagatatgaATGATTTACCTGGTCTAATACGGCCCTCAAGATCGGCCACTGAACCCCGTTTGACTTTTTCAACAATCGCAGCACGTCCACTTGcgcctgctcctgctcctccaATGTTGCGAATTGGCTGACCACCGTTCACCTTTAATCCTAATATATCTTCCCCATCATAGTATTTACGTAAAATCATGTGACCAATCATGCGAGTATTATCCGCGGATGTTTGCCAATTCACCGGATTCTATACATGAATTAGGTATGTATGTTCGATTTGGTTGTGGAGTTGGTGGAGTGGTtgatggttggttggttggttgggtgAATTGGATTGAGATTGAGGTTGATGTTTTGGCAATTTTGAATAGATTTTTATATGGTGGCGagttgtggtggtggtggtggtggtggtggttaaAGCATTGTGTTATGGATGGTATGCAGGAATagtaaatagttttttttttagtattctTCAAGTTTCAGTTTTTCATCACAAAAGTTCCTTAAGTACTAAATtgtaagtaaatatttttagtCTAGGTTAGtcttaaaagcaaaaaaaaaatatgtattttaaaaacatCTTGTACAGATATTGGTTCTTGTTgttatgggtttttttgttttgttttacattCATTTCATCTTATACACTAAAACTTTGGTTGCTTTTTCTACTTTTAAAAACAGAGAGAAATAGTTTTCAGATAGTTTTGGACAGTTAAAGAAGATAGATAGATCTTTGGTTATGTATCATTCACAGAGTTTTAATGTTACACAACATTAGGCCTACATTTTGAGAACACAtacgttttgtttttgtttttgttttgtttttgatttgacTTTATTCTAAATTTGAAAAGTTGTAgagttttggaaaattttgTACTAAGTGCGGCAAATGTTGTGCTTTTGATACATGCTTAAAGGATAAATTAATGATAAACGTGCATAGagaaagaattttttttggggtaaAGTGTAGCCATgcactatatacatacagagaggtgtatatatatatatatatatatatgtatgttggtatataagtatatacagGGTTTAGCTGGAACATGCAAATTTTATAGAGCAAACAGAAAATGACTATTTTAAGGGACATTCACATTATGATGAAAGAACAACAAACATGGAAAAACGTTGTTTGTAGTTTTCCTTTTACAATTGGGTGGGGGGCGTTGGGGGGTTAGGTTGATATTTCGACAGACAGACGGATACAAAAGGAGAGTGGCAAAGAAACAGAGAGAAATATAGAGGGacagtaagagagagagagagatagatagagagagagaaaacataGATTTTTGGGGTTCGGGACACACTCAGCGACACACAATGCAGGAAGAATCaatctttctttctttctccgATCTTTTGAATCGGTCACACTTCTCATCCAGAGTAAACCCCGTTTCTAATACCTTCGGCACATCTCCACGATTCGAGTCCTCGCTGCTGGTAAATGTGCTGCTTGTATCAATTCCTGAATCCTTGGTGGCTGAATCTTGACTACCCTGACGCTCGTTATCCCAGCGTCCGGACCAATCTGTTGCACCATCGTGGCCTAATATTTTTCCACTAGTCAGTATGGTGGCCGCTCCCACATCAACCGCCGTCGATGGCAATATTGTTGTGACAGGGGGCAGAGAGCCCCCTACCCCTCCACCGACTGGAATGCCCACAACAGTGACATCACCATCATGGGCATCAAATCGAACAGTTTTCTTTATTCTACGCTCGGTAAAACGCCGTGAATCCTGGGCAGCCGATGATGAGGAAGTGCTGCCTGCAGGGTCATCCCAGTAGGCGGCTTCAGTTGAACTGACCGAACTACTACCGCCACCAGCAGCACCCAATAGACCGCGCTCTCGGCTCAGGCTGCCGCGTGTTGTGCTACTGACTTCGTCGGCGGACATCACACCCCGATCATAGGTCGTTGTGCCGGCCCCTGAACCAATCACAATTTGTGGCTTTGGATAgtagctgctgctggtggtactgctgctgctgctgccggcCCCAGCACTGGCTGCAGCCAAGGGCGGCGCACGGCGGTAGGCGGAACCACCACCAGAACCAGCTCCACCAGCTCCTACGTAAAACTGTCGCTCGTGATTACTGCGACTCAATGTATTCCGCTGTTGCACATCCAGCCGAGCTGTCCTCGTCAATGGATACTGTTCCAGCCGCTCGCGATGCTGCAGCTGTAGTTCGTAGCGATCCCGCTGATCGGCGGATGAGTAAAGCCTCTGATTAGTATGTTGGCCAAGAGTGAGACGGTAATCGCTGACACTCAGCAGATCGCGCTCATTCAGGCTACGCTGTTGACGCCAAGGATCCTGTTGGCGCACTTGCAGACGGCCGCCTGTAGATTAtgtaaaaatttgttgttgttttttgttttgttcggTTGTAAACTCTCAACTAATTGGAAGAATTATTTTGGGTACGGAAAGGTGGGGCGAGGGCTGGGCTAGGTCAGGTCTgaatttttttggaataaaatttttttgcaaCTCAATTGACTTTCTTATGATTTCGCTGCACTTGCCCTTTTGATTAGTTTGTTGTCCTTTTCAAACTGATTATTGCATTTGAAAATGATtaacatcaaaatataaacgATAAAAATTGAGTAAAATTAATGTGATACATAGTAAATTGCTTTTTAAAGAGACTTAGTAGAAGGTGATTGGAATGGGGGAGGAGTCTGTGTGTAAATCTGACAAAAATTCAAGACAAGCAGAATACGTGAAAGGAATTAGCTATAATTTAAggattttcttttcattttagttCCCTGATTTCAGCTATTTCCATCTAATAGCATGACGGGGAAAGATTTATCAAAGTTTTCAtcatgtacatgtatgtgttATAGTTGTAAAAAGTTAAGACTTAAATTATATAGCGTATTTTCTATACCTAACTAATTTCAAATGGATTTTACCTAAACGGAAAGTTTTTTAGAAATGCCAACTCTCAAGGATATAATAGATTCTCGCAAGTTGTAttaattttggattttattGGGATATTGAGGTGTGTTTTAGAAACTATTTGTAAGAATATCATCATACAAAAGACCTATATATACACGAAAATACATACATTAGATATGGAAAATATTAAGCTGGAGGAAAGTGTACTAAGTATATAAAAGTAAGTGGCACACAAGTGTCTAATGCTTGTGGggattttgattaagtttaatGTATTATAATTCATTTCTTTGTGGTTTACAGAAATACTTATCTGTTTTGTAGCTAAAAGTATTAAGAGCGTtaactaaaatatattttagtaAGTATGAGCAGAACCGATCTTAGTTATGCGGTTATTTGATAAATAAACAATGAGACGTTTTGCGGATTGAGGGGAGAAGGTCATAGAAACATGTTTAAAAGGTTGTTCGTGTGTTGCAAGCAGAGAAAGAAAACGAACGAGACAGACAGAGGGAGAAAGATGGAGAtagagtgtttttttttggtgaaaaGGAACATGTTTGAAATCGGAGTAAAATTGTTGAAGGAAACAGGAAACAGCGTTACGATATCCATGCAAATTCTTATTGCAAATGCAAAGTTGATTTTTCtgtagtttgtttttttgagtttttcgACTTGCTGATATtcacatttaaataaaaaaagaaattaaaaaaaaatataaacataataaaacaaaagaaaatggacagaaaaaaaactgtGCACAAAAAACATCGAGCAAATGTGTGTACATTAAACAGGAAACTGCAGAAAGAATCTCGTATATATTCTcagaatgtgtgtgtgtaactgtgttgtaagtgtgtgtgcgCTAGTGTGAATAAAGGACGACGaagacgacaacaacaacaacaacagttaGTGCTCGAAAGAGAATATAATAATAGAAAGTAAGAATAGAGCAAAAAACAGATCAGACAGAGAAGGCAATTTCCAAAAAAGAACATATGACTTTTATGGCTTTGCGGAGAAAATCAAAACATTTAGgttaattgttaaaaaaaacaacttgttcttcttctttaggGAGTGTagctgttgttgcttttggttttttttgtaaattttcttttagttgtTTGCTTACATTTGCATGAATTTGTAGATCGCCGGACGTGAGAGCTACTTGGACACCAGTCAATCCGCCAAAATTACCTGTTTTAGTATTTACGAAtcgtattttttgttttttgttttttttttttggtgtaaaaattttgatttaggatcgatttttatatataacacaggatttggtttggtttattttaaatGACAGGGCCACAGACAAAGagaaacatacatatatagagagagagagagaaagagagagagagagaatgtgTGAGAGAGAGTTTTTTGGGATAAGGTATATggtaaatacataaataaataaaaaatatatatattgataccATAAATATAGATTGATAGGTAGAGCTTATTTAACTTAGATAGAAAATTATAGCTAATTAACTTAACTTATTGTAAAACTAATAACAACTAAAATCGATCAGCATCCTTAACAATTGCCTACTTTCAGGATAACACCAAAAGAAGTAAGCTTTCATACTATATCGGCTTTATCCT is a window encoding:
- the LOC6648132 gene encoding uncharacterized protein LOC6648132 isoform X1 encodes the protein MDSTSFNQQQRRSLAGSQYASQQQRSFSSSEEEFQSQMLAAQAAQSQTGGGGGVIQAGSDYDGGRLQVRQQDPWRQQRSLNERDLLSVSDYRLTLGQHTNQRLYSSADQRDRYELQLQHRERLEQYPLTRTARLDVQQRNTLSRSNHERQFYVGAGGAGSGGGSAYRRAPPLAAASAGAGSSSSSTTSSSYYPKPQIVIGSGAGTTTYDRGVMSADEVSSTTRGSLSRERGLLGAAGGGSSSVSSTEAAYWDDPAGSTSSSSAAQDSRRFTERRIKKTVRFDAHDGDVTVVGIPVGGGVGGSLPPVTTILPSTAVDVGAATILTSGKILGHDGATDWSGRWDNERQGSQDSATKDSGIDTSSTFTSSEDSNRGDVPKNPVNWQTSADNTRMIGHMILRKYYDGEDILGLKVNGGQPIRNIGGAGAGASGRAAIVEKVKRGSVADLEGRIRPGDEIIEWNGRNLHNKSTDEVYDIIDESRLDAQVELIVCRSLLLPPTGGTSGISGGGADSGGSSSNVSPSSACSAASGSATSSNATRRSTANFPHSGLASSMAGSAVVSSGGRYIQRKAPTVDVIELQHQRDKPSVLITSPGSPDFNVSALTAPSSGQGLRQRGGSQHQNSNHQTSQTQQQQQQRLGPSLSSSHSSSGSSSGTANSSNATATSGGLHGTTTAGHHHHCHQAAPSSSSHAHHGHPHMGTTTQPIPIEGRLQLKIGYDQNTLQLIVTLVCATGLSLRQSGAARNPYAKVFLLPDRSHKSKRRTKTVGTTCEPRWGQTFVYSGLRRCDLNGRLLEVTLWDYVRYGANDFLGEVVLDLSHLILDDEAEWYQLQGHQDTSYLLRDEGSDVDGLILTPTDHLSPPSTMSRLSDSDTMSECDIDGMTPGASISSMGSSASPPPPPLIELDLNERRSRRDMSPQGRKRVAGMVARDYRTVSGIGQSYHNQVSGTGYYRRGNGVGPAIGPGGMSLNQRSHSAAPSDNYHSGERGVGQGGAPCAGVGSGYGYRSSSPRRGSLSPPDDRYTDYPVLPVHHSSGQSSGTAAATIQQQRFQSRSATATPTGSPKKRQLPQVPGQSSRSAMLRDRLGQDFDERLAGGSRFGRHRTRQPHHQATYRSTGMGGWERHYTGLSDSDLHAMDTTRMRPRHSLSPDKDFMGEFGDSDMESVVSVTSSAFSTQSERPRTSRGLSYPRNWRSFLSPHDAARLGGATIMEPNRANTIEVDDFDYLPSMLLMEQLDQLQQLASMAAADSPPNTAGLGRQHIVITDAANGSHLMEQFLIEPGIVAEEMPMAPVTVTLPVPVPLPARPSSLDPLNPHLHLHMHSANSGSYLSPTCHSFLTPNGRQSIPAPAHAHAHATTTASNHAHTAANTYALPTSYEQFMNLFRSSSPMPPAHDHAHTVSSSPSSYVGYVRDHLDKSCSHCQNGSQPVVLSTNTALATPGVAIGACSDPCCLADSHPHPQHQPIAYPYSAEQLMRRPSLSMYRTSSANSEPSLPTMDPSMCGECVDQHFLGGHTGPQVNLGAVPTYHVHTPTPTAHRRAKTKISIPTPQLPTQSVLRLSRQLSEDALVSAVPISEAVAKAQPTSILKKPKLDRRRMFHEAGQSRSLDYDDLHTKSWGRRRIRYEDEVQCQYPSHAVNEAISRSFGSETNIRQSYMGANVDAQNPLSHSHFLVTDDKIVTITYDSDVGWTRRGVAPSHFRGPHRHHMSLDLQRTNQQKLYGPAAPYLKRRRNLPHPPSAQNAHNFSPMEVGGGGGTAGMLDGNDFGVGAGVDSGIGGGVHNTFTTNPDPHTTTNSSTNHNLNSQASSVSFSSHSHQQQQQQQQQQLQQQKGKEGGTMASEQQTKIGSGSGGAAATASAAAAGHVVVGGNNANNASSSSFANPPQQQQQQLHHGVMATTTNASPNQQQRLPSSTTTSTIPITTTPLHNNNLTLHDATTTNNPTPTTTTTTTTSTITNTCTNLTSTTTTTTTSSNLMTAAAAAAAAATMTTTTTTTTTTNATTTATTNEPNATNESNPNPDANTDADALDVIDWDAIDAMLDDDFSEYDKEKNGTDGTGGIGGAKSTEGGAEAEEKVDGSLSDTTTDRKKGGGGAIDQERSPKSGSGMGKKSNSTSQLSATDQYLGQCSGSSSTTSHHHITIPPPHPYHQRQSRGSAGSIQRSVEVPPVPSVTRYSAGSIHSISSSEGSSFSPSLRNDGALNEFVDGLGPGQLVGRQVLGAPSLGDIQLSLCHQKGFLEVEVIRARGLQQKPSSKMLPAPYVKVYLVSGKRCIDKMKTSTARRTLDPLYQQQLVFKQPYNGCVLQVTVWGDYGRIEKKVFMGVAQIMLDDLNLSNIVIGWYKLFGTTSLVSCPTNIGLGSRRSSLASLDSLKL